The Podarcis raffonei isolate rPodRaf1 chromosome 2, rPodRaf1.pri, whole genome shotgun sequence genome window below encodes:
- the LOC128408934 gene encoding putative olfactory receptor 2B8 isoform X2, which yields MLLQSNQSYQGEFILLGVADRPRLEMLLFAIILICYVMTLLGNTTIIVVSRLDPHLHTPMYFFLSNLSFLDLCFTTSLGPQMLVSFWRKNKSISYGGCVAEMYISLALGSTECVLLAVMAYDRYAAVCHPLRYTTIMNHSVCFTMAAISWVSGFSNSLVQTVLTFRIPRCGENRIDHFFCEVPAFIKLACGDTSLNEAVLFFASVVILLLPVGLITISYAYIVAAVLRIHSAEGRQKAFNTCASHLIVVSLFYGTAIFSYLQPPSNYSRDRGKLVSLFYTFVTTMLNPLIYTLRNKEVHKALARVMKRIQNSS from the exons atgcttcttcaaa GCAACCAAAGCTACCAAGGAGAATTCATCTTACTGGGAGTGGCTGACCGCCCACGCTTGGAGATGCTGCTCTTTGCCATTATCCTGATCTGCTACGTGATGACCCTGTTGGGAAACACAACCATCATTGTGGTGTCACGACTGGACCCCCATCTCCAcacccccatgtatttcttcctcagCAACCTCTCCTTCCTTGATCTTTGCTTCACCACCAGCCTCGGACCACAGATGCTGGTGAGCTTCTGGAGGAAAAACAAGTCCATCTCCTATGGCGGCTGTGTGGCTGAGATGTACATCTCCCTTGCTTTGGGCTCcacagaatgtgtccttttggcTGTCATGGCCTATGACCGATATGCTGCAGTCTGCCACCCGCTGCGCTACACTACCATTATGAACCATTCTGTATGTTTCACAATGGCTGCCATCTCCTGGGTTAGTGGCTTCAGCAATTCACTAGTGCAGACCGTGTTGACATTTAGGATTCCACGATGCGGAGAGAACCGAATAGACCATTTTTTCTGTGAGGTGCCTGCCTTTATCAAATTGGCCTGTGGGGACACCTCACTCAAtgaggctgtcctcttttttgccagTGTGGTCATCCTTCTGTTACCAGTGGGCCTGATCACCATCTCTTATGCCTACATTGTGGCAGCTGTGTTAAGGATCCACTCAGCTGAaggcaggcagaaggccttcaaCACCTGTGCTTCCCACTTGATCGTAGTGTCACTCTTTTATGGGACGGCCATTTTCAGTTACCTCCAGCCCCCATCCAACTACTCCCGTGACCGGGGCAAATTGGTTTCCCTTTTCTATACATTTGTCACCACCATGCTAAATCCACTAATCTACACCCTGAGGAACAAAGAGGTACACAAAGCTCTTGCAAGGGTAATGAAGAGAATCCAAAATAGCTCCTAA
- the LOC128408934 gene encoding putative olfactory receptor 2B8 isoform X1, producing MYREASREEGNQSYQGEFILLGVADRPRLEMLLFAIILICYVMTLLGNTTIIVVSRLDPHLHTPMYFFLSNLSFLDLCFTTSLGPQMLVSFWRKNKSISYGGCVAEMYISLALGSTECVLLAVMAYDRYAAVCHPLRYTTIMNHSVCFTMAAISWVSGFSNSLVQTVLTFRIPRCGENRIDHFFCEVPAFIKLACGDTSLNEAVLFFASVVILLLPVGLITISYAYIVAAVLRIHSAEGRQKAFNTCASHLIVVSLFYGTAIFSYLQPPSNYSRDRGKLVSLFYTFVTTMLNPLIYTLRNKEVHKALARVMKRIQNSS from the coding sequence ATGTACAGGGAAGCATCACGGGAAGAAGGCAACCAAAGCTACCAAGGAGAATTCATCTTACTGGGAGTGGCTGACCGCCCACGCTTGGAGATGCTGCTCTTTGCCATTATCCTGATCTGCTACGTGATGACCCTGTTGGGAAACACAACCATCATTGTGGTGTCACGACTGGACCCCCATCTCCAcacccccatgtatttcttcctcagCAACCTCTCCTTCCTTGATCTTTGCTTCACCACCAGCCTCGGACCACAGATGCTGGTGAGCTTCTGGAGGAAAAACAAGTCCATCTCCTATGGCGGCTGTGTGGCTGAGATGTACATCTCCCTTGCTTTGGGCTCcacagaatgtgtccttttggcTGTCATGGCCTATGACCGATATGCTGCAGTCTGCCACCCGCTGCGCTACACTACCATTATGAACCATTCTGTATGTTTCACAATGGCTGCCATCTCCTGGGTTAGTGGCTTCAGCAATTCACTAGTGCAGACCGTGTTGACATTTAGGATTCCACGATGCGGAGAGAACCGAATAGACCATTTTTTCTGTGAGGTGCCTGCCTTTATCAAATTGGCCTGTGGGGACACCTCACTCAAtgaggctgtcctcttttttgccagTGTGGTCATCCTTCTGTTACCAGTGGGCCTGATCACCATCTCTTATGCCTACATTGTGGCAGCTGTGTTAAGGATCCACTCAGCTGAaggcaggcagaaggccttcaaCACCTGTGCTTCCCACTTGATCGTAGTGTCACTCTTTTATGGGACGGCCATTTTCAGTTACCTCCAGCCCCCATCCAACTACTCCCGTGACCGGGGCAAATTGGTTTCCCTTTTCTATACATTTGTCACCACCATGCTAAATCCACTAATCTACACCCTGAGGAACAAAGAGGTACACAAAGCTCTTGCAAGGGTAATGAAGAGAATCCAAAATAGCTCCTAA